From Zingiber officinale cultivar Zhangliang chromosome 5B, Zo_v1.1, whole genome shotgun sequence, the proteins below share one genomic window:
- the LOC121987532 gene encoding MADS-box transcription factor 6-like has product MGRGRVELKRIENKINRQVTFSKRRNGLLKKAYELSVLCDAEVALIIFSTRGKLYEFGSVGTSKTLERYQRCCYTSQNTNVANHEAQNWYQEMSKLKAKFESLQRSQRHLLGEDLGPLSVKELQQLERQLESALSQARQRKTQLMLEQMEELRKKERRLGEINKQLKDQLEAEGATLRALQAPWATSDHGASAVAGSSFSVQANPNMDHAPTLCIGHHQFVPSEAAMARNLAVEENNFMLGWIP; this is encoded by the exons ATGGGAAGGGGAAGAGTGGAGCTCAAGCGGATCGAGAACAAGATCAACCGGCAAGTGACCTTCTCCAAGCGCCGCAACGGGTTGCTCAAGAAGGCCTACGAGCTCTCCGTCCTCTGCGACGCCGAGGTCGCGCTCATCATCTTCTCCACCCGCGGCAAGCTCTACGAGTTCGGCAGTGTCGG AACAAGCAAAACATTAGAGCGATATCAACGTTGTTGTTACACCTCTCAGAACACCAATGTTGCTAATCATGAAGCACAG AACTGGTATCAAGAAATGTCAAAGCTGAAGGCAAAGTTTGAATCTCTGCAGCGCTCACAAAG GCATTTGCTGGGAGAAGACCTCGGCCCACTGAGTGTGAAAGAACTGCAACAATTGGAAAGACAACTTGAATCTGCACTCTCACAGGCCAGGCAAAGGAAG ACTCAGCTGATGCTGGAACAGATGGAAGAACTTCGCAAGAAA GAACGTCGTCTCGGAGAGATAAACAAGCAACTGAAAGATCAG CTCGAGGCAGAAGGTGCCACTCTGAGGGCTCTTCAAGCACCATGGGCCACTTCTGACCATGGAGCATCTGCAGTGGCTGGGAGTTCCTTCTCTGTGCAAGCAAATCCCAACATGGACCATGCACCAACGCTGTGTATAGG gcaCCATCAGTTCGTGCCATCTGAAGCTGCCATGGCCAGGAATCTGGCAGTTGAGGAGAACAACTTCATGCTTGGCTGGATTCCTTAA